From one Candidatus Binatia bacterium genomic stretch:
- a CDS encoding enoyl-CoA hydratase-related protein, giving the protein MRIRTERPPEHPHVALVTIDRPDRANSLDPIALRELAQAWRALAADDEVRAVVLTGAGDRVFCSGMDLRETIPAAQALARGEKIDDAAFEGLRSAGTATLAAFDLGKPLVVAVNGHCRGGGFDLMLASEMRVAVPEATFALEEVALGLFPTGHAAVMLPRQIAWVHAQEIMLGARPFSAQRALEIGILNRVVSSEKLLDSAFELADRVASNAPLAVRATRAGVREMLHLSLEEAYRRQEELGRPLRRTEDAREAQRAFVEKRAPVWKGR; this is encoded by the coding sequence ATGCGGATACGCACAGAGCGGCCCCCCGAGCACCCTCACGTCGCACTGGTCACGATCGACCGGCCCGATCGCGCCAATTCCCTCGACCCCATCGCCCTGCGCGAGCTGGCGCAAGCCTGGCGAGCCCTGGCCGCGGACGACGAAGTGCGCGCAGTCGTGCTGACCGGTGCCGGCGACCGGGTGTTCTGCAGCGGCATGGATCTGCGCGAGACGATTCCGGCGGCTCAGGCGCTCGCGCGCGGCGAGAAGATCGACGACGCAGCGTTCGAAGGCCTGCGCTCGGCAGGAACCGCGACGCTCGCGGCGTTCGATCTCGGCAAGCCGCTCGTCGTTGCCGTCAATGGACACTGCCGCGGAGGCGGCTTCGACCTGATGCTCGCGAGCGAGATGCGCGTGGCGGTGCCGGAAGCGACGTTCGCGCTCGAAGAAGTCGCGCTCGGCCTTTTCCCGACCGGCCACGCGGCGGTGATGCTGCCGCGCCAGATCGCGTGGGTGCACGCGCAGGAGATCATGCTCGGCGCGCGGCCTTTCTCGGCGCAGCGTGCTCTGGAAATCGGAATCCTCAATCGAGTGGTTTCGAGCGAGAAGCTTCTCGACTCCGCGTTCGAGCTTGCCGACCGCGTCGCATCGAACGCGCCGCTGGCCGTGCGCGCGACGCGCGCCGGAGTTCGCGAGATGCTGCACCTGTCGCTCGAAGAAGCTTACCGGCGCCAGGAAGAGCTCGGGCGGCCGCTGCGTCGAACCGAGGATGCGCGCGAGGCGCAGCGGGCTTTCGTCGAGAAGCGCGCGCCCGTCTGGAAAGGCCGCTGA
- a CDS encoding PD-(D/E)XK nuclease family protein, translating into MLKPGLRDEALLALLEPGRRPLVFTRTRRLARALRLRVAELRGEGVAVTPPIHTFDAWLLENGPKVLAAEHAGGAAGRLLLTRAAEQLLWERVIVANPGKLPRELLDASALAATAAEAWRRVRVWERPGNDEFVTEDVDAFRAWLPKFEEQLEKGGFVTAADLSRLVETAIIAASPAIEIPSDLLVAGFERWDPAIRRVVDAFIARGAKLHEDADPLSRTPAPIHLWTATTTGGELREVALRIRRLLREAPDLRIGVLAPAVAPFAARLERIFEEELDPVGTSGDGNRAVRCFDLSTAPTLDSYPLIADAIDLLSLPSRRVPFALVSRVLLSGRLCGSARGAELERQRANMGAVEARLRRRRAAVLSLNDLGDVLRQAGIKGAPDRLARLTSRLEEKAAPKRSPSQWRSEWIKRLEILEWTSTVDGEVEGLAFKHWRDAVDELAMLETVETSMSADEALARLRAICGAMQVQPASTGLGVQVLDLLDATGLEFDVVFAIAMTSSAFPAPPRPNPLLPVRWQRRQEGMPRVSVESERELAGIVWERVVRSAREVHASYAVLGDGDEEQMPSAHLDRSGEHPPAAPQPWWLEAWDDAQREPRPADVAGAARVRRGSATLFAHQSDCPFRAFASRRLGAEALAAMQPQPDRARRGELVHDALKHAYGEIESKTDLDGLSDGNIDEHAQRAAAAAIDANTEFFADALHLKASAQGWLSALVASWMRYEKGARTAAWTVESLESSFTERFPPGVADPLTISFRTDRIDAVDGDGILVLDYKTSPKSASVWRGERPEQPQLPLYQVLLSILGRRVEGIAFANVAARDRCELTGLSTQRLADKLPAPSAKIDYATGSRDWQAALDALARDYLAGVTAPDPRKPSVCKQCRADALCRIRETAGADADEAEGDE; encoded by the coding sequence GTGTTGAAGCCGGGCCTGCGCGACGAGGCACTGCTCGCGCTCCTCGAACCCGGCCGGCGCCCGCTCGTCTTCACGCGGACGCGGCGCCTGGCTCGCGCACTGCGGCTGCGCGTCGCCGAGCTTCGCGGCGAAGGCGTCGCCGTAACGCCCCCGATCCACACGTTCGATGCCTGGCTCCTTGAAAACGGGCCGAAAGTGCTCGCCGCCGAGCACGCGGGCGGCGCAGCGGGACGCTTGCTGCTGACGCGCGCTGCCGAGCAGCTGCTGTGGGAGAGGGTGATCGTCGCGAATCCGGGCAAGCTGCCGCGCGAGCTGCTCGACGCGTCGGCGCTTGCGGCGACGGCCGCCGAGGCGTGGCGTCGCGTCCGCGTATGGGAACGGCCTGGTAACGACGAGTTCGTGACCGAGGACGTCGACGCCTTCCGCGCGTGGCTGCCGAAGTTCGAAGAGCAGCTCGAGAAGGGCGGGTTCGTCACTGCCGCCGATCTTTCGCGGCTGGTCGAAACGGCCATTATCGCGGCATCGCCGGCAATCGAGATTCCTTCGGACCTGCTCGTCGCCGGTTTCGAGCGCTGGGATCCCGCAATCCGGCGCGTCGTCGATGCTTTCATCGCACGCGGCGCGAAGCTGCACGAGGATGCGGACCCGCTCTCGCGCACGCCTGCGCCGATTCACCTATGGACCGCGACGACGACGGGCGGCGAGCTGCGCGAGGTCGCGCTGCGCATCCGCCGCCTGCTGCGCGAGGCCCCCGACCTTCGCATCGGGGTTCTCGCTCCCGCGGTTGCGCCTTTTGCGGCCCGTCTCGAGAGGATCTTCGAGGAAGAGCTGGACCCGGTGGGCACGAGCGGCGACGGCAATCGCGCCGTGCGCTGTTTCGACCTGTCGACTGCTCCGACGCTCGACAGCTACCCGCTGATCGCGGATGCGATCGATCTGCTGTCGCTTCCGTCGCGGCGCGTACCGTTCGCGCTGGTATCGCGCGTGCTTCTGTCGGGCCGCCTCTGCGGCAGCGCGCGCGGCGCGGAGCTGGAACGTCAACGCGCGAACATGGGTGCCGTCGAAGCGCGCCTTCGCCGCCGGCGCGCCGCCGTCCTCAGCCTGAACGATCTGGGCGACGTGCTCCGGCAGGCCGGGATCAAGGGTGCTCCTGACCGGCTGGCCAGGCTCACGTCCCGTCTCGAAGAAAAGGCCGCTCCGAAGCGTTCGCCGTCGCAGTGGCGAAGCGAATGGATCAAGCGCCTGGAAATCCTCGAATGGACTTCGACGGTGGACGGCGAGGTCGAGGGGCTCGCGTTCAAGCATTGGCGCGATGCGGTCGACGAGCTCGCGATGCTCGAGACCGTCGAGACGTCGATGAGCGCCGACGAAGCGCTTGCGCGGCTGCGCGCGATCTGCGGTGCCATGCAGGTGCAGCCCGCATCGACGGGACTCGGCGTGCAGGTTCTCGACCTGCTGGATGCGACCGGCCTCGAATTCGACGTCGTGTTCGCGATCGCGATGACTTCGAGCGCGTTTCCTGCGCCGCCGCGTCCGAATCCGCTGCTGCCGGTGCGCTGGCAGCGAAGACAGGAAGGCATGCCGCGCGTTTCGGTCGAATCCGAACGCGAGCTGGCCGGGATCGTCTGGGAGCGAGTGGTTCGCAGCGCGCGCGAGGTGCACGCGAGCTACGCGGTGCTCGGCGACGGCGACGAAGAGCAGATGCCGAGCGCGCATCTCGACCGCAGCGGTGAACATCCGCCTGCGGCGCCGCAACCGTGGTGGCTGGAAGCGTGGGACGACGCGCAGCGCGAGCCGAGGCCCGCCGATGTCGCCGGTGCTGCGCGGGTGCGGCGCGGCAGCGCGACCCTGTTCGCCCACCAGTCCGACTGCCCGTTCCGTGCGTTCGCCTCGCGGCGCCTCGGTGCCGAGGCTCTCGCTGCGATGCAGCCGCAGCCCGACCGCGCGCGTCGCGGCGAGCTCGTCCACGACGCTCTCAAACACGCGTACGGCGAGATCGAATCGAAAACGGATCTGGACGGCCTGAGCGACGGGAATATCGACGAACACGCGCAGAGGGCGGCGGCCGCCGCGATTGATGCGAACACAGAGTTCTTTGCCGATGCATTGCATCTGAAAGCTTCGGCGCAAGGCTGGCTTTCGGCGCTGGTGGCGAGCTGGATGCGCTACGAAAAAGGCGCAAGGACCGCTGCGTGGACGGTCGAATCCCTGGAGAGCTCGTTCACCGAGCGATTCCCGCCGGGAGTTGCCGATCCGCTGACGATCTCGTTCCGGACCGACCGCATCGATGCAGTCGACGGCGACGGAATCCTCGTCCTCGACTACAAGACGTCGCCGAAGTCGGCGTCGGTGTGGAGAGGAGAGAGGCCCGAGCAGCCCCAGCTGCCGCTGTACCAGGTGCTGCTCTCGATTCTGGGTCGTCGTGTCGAGGGAATCGCGTTCGCCAACGTCGCGGCGCGCGATCGCTGCGAGCTGACGGGACTTTCCACGCAGCGCCTTGCCGACAAGCTTCCTGCCCCGAGCGCGAAGATCGACTATGCAACCGGGTCGCGCGACTGGCAGGCCGCGCTCGATGCGCTGGCGCGAGACTACCTGGCCGGAGTGACGGCGCCCGATCCGCGCAAGCCCTCCGTCTGCAAGCAGTGCCGCGCCGATGCGCTGTGCCGCATCCGCGAAACTGCCGGCGCAGACGCGGACGAAGCCGAGGGCGACGAATGA
- a CDS encoding DUF1499 domain-containing protein produces the protein MADSNRPSAAANFGASLGMAAAALLVIGVGAATMQILPAFGGFLMMVFGLGLALIGIVTSIVGVVATAPGKRREGRRLALRGLALSIAVLVVVMVAASKGQGLPRINDITTNVDDPPVFVTATKAPPNQDRDMNYPGASFAFQQHQAYPDLATLVTHDSPGAAFEHVHSVLSSLPRTQITGEDRTDGRIEATETSRIFHFSDDVVVRIRPNDGGGSRVDIRSKSRDGQGDLGVNAARIRTILARLRNDSPPPGD, from the coding sequence ATGGCAGACTCGAACAGACCGTCCGCCGCAGCCAATTTCGGCGCCTCCCTCGGGATGGCCGCCGCGGCTCTCCTCGTCATCGGGGTCGGCGCCGCCACGATGCAGATCCTGCCGGCCTTCGGCGGGTTCCTCATGATGGTATTCGGCCTCGGGCTGGCGCTGATCGGTATCGTCACGTCCATCGTCGGTGTCGTCGCCACTGCGCCTGGCAAACGGCGTGAGGGACGCAGGCTTGCGCTTCGCGGGCTCGCGCTCTCGATCGCCGTGCTCGTCGTGGTGATGGTGGCGGCTTCGAAGGGCCAGGGCCTGCCGCGCATCAACGACATCACGACCAACGTCGACGATCCGCCGGTCTTCGTCACGGCGACCAAGGCTCCGCCCAACCAGGACCGCGACATGAACTACCCGGGCGCGAGCTTCGCGTTCCAGCAGCACCAGGCGTATCCGGACCTGGCCACGCTGGTCACCCATGACAGTCCGGGCGCTGCGTTCGAGCACGTGCATTCGGTGCTCTCGTCGCTGCCGCGCACGCAGATCACCGGTGAAGACCGCACCGACGGTCGCATCGAGGCGACCGAAACGTCGCGGATCTTCCATTTCTCCGACGACGTGGTCGTTCGCATCCGTCCGAACGACGGCGGCGGCAGCCGCGTCGATATTCGCTCCAAGTCGCGCGACGGCCAGGGAGACCTCGGCGTAAACGCGGCGCGCATCCGCACGATCCTTGCGCGGCTTCGCAACGACAGCCCGCCGCCCGGTGATTGA
- a CDS encoding ATP-binding cassette domain-containing protein, which produces MKNAPALLRVRDVAVRYIVRGRIFTRGRSDRWALRGVDFDVHAGETLGIVGRNGAGKTTLLRLLAGILGPDRGVIERAPGIRASLLGLQVGFLPQLTGLENATLSGMLLGLRRAEVDAKMDSIIAFAGLAAVIDDPISTWSDGMRARLGFSVAWHADPELLLLDEALGTGDAAFHEKSAAAMRERIRSDRTCVLVSHDAATIAELCDRCLWIEDGLVAAAGDPADVLDAYGRAMHAPPACALRTFSAA; this is translated from the coding sequence GTGAAGAACGCTCCTGCACTTCTGCGAGTGCGCGACGTTGCCGTGCGCTACATCGTGCGCGGACGCATCTTCACGCGCGGCCGCAGCGACCGCTGGGCACTGCGCGGCGTCGATTTCGACGTGCATGCCGGCGAGACCCTCGGCATCGTCGGACGAAACGGCGCGGGCAAGACGACCTTGCTGAGGCTTCTCGCGGGAATTCTCGGACCGGATCGCGGCGTAATCGAACGAGCGCCGGGAATCCGCGCGTCGCTGCTCGGACTCCAGGTCGGATTCCTGCCTCAGCTCACCGGCCTCGAGAACGCGACACTGTCGGGAATGCTGCTCGGACTTCGCCGCGCCGAAGTGGACGCCAAGATGGATTCGATCATCGCCTTCGCCGGGCTCGCAGCGGTGATCGACGACCCGATCTCGACGTGGTCGGACGGCATGAGGGCACGTCTCGGCTTCTCGGTCGCGTGGCACGCGGACCCGGAGCTGCTGTTGCTCGACGAAGCGCTCGGCACCGGCGACGCGGCCTTCCACGAGAAATCGGCGGCCGCGATGCGCGAGCGAATCCGTTCCGACCGCACCTGCGTGCTCGTTTCCCACGACGCCGCGACGATTGCCGAGCTGTGCGACCGCTGCCTGTGGATCGAGGACGGGCTGGTGGCAGCGGCGGGCGATCCTGCCGATGTGCTGGACGCTTACGGTCGCGCGATGCACGCGCCGCCGGCCTGCGCCCTGCGCACTTTTTCCGCAGCCTGA
- the pdxH gene encoding pyridoxamine 5'-phosphate oxidase: MTDPIARFRAWFRAASKAGAPIAEAMVLATADRRGRPSSRYVLLKEASERGFVFYTNAASRKGREMAGNPYVSLVFYWHVTGRQVRIDGKVRVLSACEADEYWQERPVGSRYASAASDQSRPIASRRELLRRYSKLQQQYPDGEIPRPAHWKGYLVVPDTIEFWTRAEPRLHRRERFTRVRTAGSASPTTGSKTRTAGSSSRTAWSKSRSARSRWESEILQP, translated from the coding sequence ATGACCGACCCCATCGCCCGCTTTCGCGCCTGGTTCCGGGCCGCCTCCAAGGCGGGGGCCCCGATTGCGGAGGCCATGGTGCTGGCCACCGCCGATCGCCGCGGGCGTCCGTCGTCGCGCTACGTGCTCCTGAAGGAGGCGAGCGAGCGCGGCTTCGTGTTCTACACCAACGCCGCCAGCCGCAAGGGGCGCGAGATGGCGGGCAACCCGTACGTCTCGCTCGTGTTCTACTGGCACGTTACCGGGCGGCAGGTGCGCATCGACGGCAAGGTTCGCGTGCTCAGCGCCTGCGAAGCCGACGAGTACTGGCAGGAACGCCCCGTCGGCAGCCGCTACGCGTCCGCGGCATCCGACCAGAGTCGCCCGATCGCGTCGCGCCGCGAGCTGCTGCGTCGCTACTCGAAGTTGCAGCAGCAGTATCCCGACGGCGAGATCCCGCGCCCCGCGCATTGGAAGGGCTACCTCGTGGTGCCCGATACGATCGAATTCTGGACTCGCGCCGAGCCGCGCCTTCACCGGCGCGAGCGGTTCACGCGAGTTCGCACGGCGGGGTCCGCATCGCCCACCACAGGTTCCAAAACGCGCACCGCGGGCTCCAGTTCGCGCACCGCGTGGTCCAAGTCGCGCAGCGCGCGCTCGAGATGGGAAAGCGAGATCCTGCAGCCGTGA
- a CDS encoding DoxX family protein, with product MRWLDRYQGEAYALLRIVTGFMFAFHGLQKIFGVLATFSPPLGSQIWFGGLIELLGGLAVLVGFQTRLAAFLCSGEMAVAYFQFHWKFEGGAKVFPAINEGEMAALYCFVFLFIATRGAGKFSLDRGL from the coding sequence ATGCGATGGCTCGATCGTTACCAGGGGGAAGCCTACGCGCTGCTGCGCATCGTGACCGGCTTCATGTTCGCATTCCACGGCCTGCAGAAGATCTTCGGCGTGCTTGCGACATTCTCGCCGCCTCTCGGAAGCCAGATCTGGTTCGGAGGGCTGATCGAGCTCCTCGGCGGCCTGGCCGTGCTCGTCGGATTCCAGACTCGCCTGGCGGCGTTCCTCTGCAGCGGCGAGATGGCAGTGGCGTATTTCCAGTTCCACTGGAAATTCGAGGGCGGCGCGAAGGTGTTCCCCGCGATCAACGAAGGCGAAATGGCGGCGCTCTACTGCTTCGTCTTCCTGTTCATCGCGACGCGCGGAGCGGGAAAGTTCAGTCTCGACCGCGGGCTCTGA
- a CDS encoding carotenoid oxygenase family protein encodes MNGLETGAEATASRQTALDARQYWINAWRPSTVQRSYRVTRIDGEIPRELHGTLYRNGPSQQVLPAEGYRALHLFDGDGLVHAFRFDDGRLDYTGRVVEHPCTLRERDEGRFCMNAIGVQVADPVDPFRIQPNTNVVFHGGKLMALVENAFPFEIDRRTLAPIGVNDFQGKMLGMSTTAHPKIDARTGQMIIHGYQPFEPYLQYYVVEPDGSCSLAEAVDAPYAVMAHDIAITEHYAIFIWGAVHFDGMALMNAGGFNEAISWKPELGLRFGVRRREAGAKTQWFTAPTPGFIFHPGNAYEDNGRIMMDAVTYRDGDALLDSLRNARDGRATPGFAGVPFLYELDLATGVCSERQLDERGAEFPRLDDRLVGYRNRYGYAALDRSIGNLEDTWATIVRYDRQGGANQVQDFGRWHWPSEPVFVPRSATSAEDDGFVLCTVYDGVNDTSFVAILDAADVGAKPLAVCHLEHRVPMGFHGSFAGGIV; translated from the coding sequence ATGAACGGACTCGAGACTGGGGCCGAGGCCACTGCTTCCCGCCAAACCGCGCTCGACGCGCGCCAGTACTGGATCAACGCCTGGCGGCCTTCGACCGTGCAGCGCAGCTACCGGGTGACGCGCATCGACGGCGAAATCCCGCGCGAGCTCCACGGGACGTTGTACCGCAACGGTCCTTCCCAGCAGGTGCTGCCGGCCGAAGGCTACCGAGCGCTGCACTTGTTCGACGGGGACGGCCTGGTGCACGCGTTCCGTTTCGACGACGGGCGCCTCGATTACACCGGCCGCGTCGTCGAGCATCCGTGCACGCTGCGCGAGCGCGACGAGGGACGCTTCTGCATGAACGCGATCGGTGTCCAGGTCGCCGATCCGGTCGATCCGTTCCGCATCCAGCCGAATACGAACGTCGTTTTCCACGGCGGCAAGCTGATGGCGCTCGTCGAGAACGCATTCCCGTTCGAGATCGACCGCCGCACGCTCGCTCCGATCGGGGTCAACGATTTCCAGGGCAAGATGCTCGGCATGAGCACGACGGCGCACCCGAAGATCGACGCGCGCACCGGCCAGATGATCATCCACGGCTACCAGCCGTTCGAGCCTTACCTTCAGTACTACGTCGTCGAGCCCGACGGCTCCTGCTCGCTGGCCGAAGCGGTGGACGCCCCGTACGCAGTGATGGCGCACGACATCGCGATCACCGAGCATTACGCGATCTTCATCTGGGGCGCGGTCCACTTCGATGGGATGGCACTGATGAACGCCGGCGGTTTCAACGAAGCGATCTCGTGGAAGCCCGAGCTGGGGCTGCGCTTCGGCGTACGCCGCCGCGAAGCCGGGGCGAAGACCCAGTGGTTCACGGCGCCGACGCCCGGCTTCATTTTCCATCCCGGCAACGCATACGAAGACAACGGCAGGATCATGATGGATGCGGTGACCTACCGCGACGGCGATGCGCTGCTCGATTCGCTGCGCAATGCACGCGACGGCAGGGCCACTCCCGGTTTTGCGGGAGTCCCGTTCCTCTACGAGCTCGACCTTGCGACGGGAGTCTGCAGCGAGCGCCAGCTCGACGAGCGCGGCGCAGAGTTCCCGCGCCTGGACGACCGCCTCGTCGGTTACCGCAACCGCTACGGCTACGCGGCGCTCGACCGCAGCATCGGAAATCTCGAAGACACGTGGGCGACCATCGTGCGTTACGATCGCCAGGGCGGCGCGAACCAGGTGCAGGACTTCGGTCGCTGGCACTGGCCGAGCGAGCCGGTCTTCGTGCCGCGAAGCGCGACTTCGGCCGAGGACGACGGCTTCGTGCTGTGCACCGTCTACGACGGAGTGAACGACACGAGCTTCGTTGCAATTCTCGATGCCGCCGATGTCGGCGCCAAGCCCCTGGCCGTCTGCCATCTCGAGCACCGCGTGCCGATGGGGTTCCACGGCAGCTTCGCCGGCGGGATCGTCTGA